A portion of the Halogeometricum sp. S1BR25-6 genome contains these proteins:
- a CDS encoding DUF6293 family protein gives MQTHIVPVGFDYDRLIAPLIRDQLDVDRVILLEGAVGSEANVEYSQNLSQKLEQDFRNLLGADTERVVIDDVYDYDTAFEQAYDLINTELDRGEDAEVWVNVSSMPRPVSFAFATAAHSVMVERQEDRERIHTYYTAPEKYLETELAEEVREARDLLGDLLDGEELDDDRVRERFETASDLLEEFDERGTTIGAKRIGEEHIVELPVASFSNVKPFEEIILFELGEYGEFESVSELAETLARDMNEEYTDSFRSKVIYNVDRLGPGGKGYIEQEEHGKSYRTRLSRIGELWVRSHAGADADELSRTGGEF, from the coding sequence ATGCAGACGCACATCGTCCCGGTCGGGTTCGACTACGACCGACTCATCGCGCCTCTGATACGCGACCAGTTGGACGTCGACCGCGTCATCCTCTTGGAGGGGGCGGTGGGGAGCGAGGCAAACGTGGAGTACTCCCAGAACCTCTCACAGAAGTTGGAGCAGGACTTCCGGAATCTCCTCGGCGCCGACACCGAACGCGTCGTCATCGACGACGTCTACGACTACGACACGGCCTTCGAGCAGGCGTACGATCTCATCAACACCGAACTCGATAGGGGAGAGGACGCCGAGGTGTGGGTGAACGTCTCGTCGATGCCGCGGCCCGTCTCCTTCGCGTTCGCCACCGCGGCCCACTCGGTGATGGTCGAGCGACAGGAGGACAGAGAGCGCATCCACACGTACTACACGGCCCCCGAGAAGTATCTGGAGACCGAACTCGCCGAAGAGGTCCGCGAGGCGCGGGACCTGCTCGGCGACCTGTTGGACGGCGAGGAGTTGGACGACGACCGGGTCCGCGAGCGGTTCGAGACGGCTTCGGACCTCTTAGAGGAGTTCGACGAACGCGGGACGACCATCGGCGCCAAGCGCATCGGCGAGGAGCACATCGTCGAGTTGCCCGTCGCCTCCTTCTCGAACGTCAAGCCCTTCGAGGAGATTATCCTGTTCGAGTTGGGCGAGTACGGCGAGTTCGAGTCCGTCTCCGAGTTGGCGGAGACGCTCGCTCGCGACATGAATGAGGAGTACACCGACTCCTTCCGCTCGAAGGTCATCTACAACGTCGACCGACTCGGTCCCGGCGGGAAGGGCTACATCGAACAGGAGGAGCACGGGAAGTCCTACCGTACACGCCTCTCGCGCATCGGCGAGTTGTGGGTCCGGTCGCACGCCGGCGCCGACGCCGACGAACTCTCCCGGACCGGCGGGGAGTTTTAA